Genomic window (Chryseobacterium bernardetii):
TTAGGTGCAGTAGACATTAATAATTCTTATGATTATGTTGGTTTCTTAACTCAGGTTAATCATTCGTCGGCAGTAAAACCAGGTATCCTGCAACTTTCCTACTCTTTTGATGCAATTAAGAATGAATTGAAGAGCAGAACAACTGGTGGAGACTTCAATATTGTAGAATCATTCGACTATGATGATAATAATCGTTTAGTAAACTGGACTAATCCTGTAATAGGAGTTAAACCATCTTCTAACCGAAATGTTTATGACATTAAAGGAAGGATTATGGAAAACGATCAGGTAGGAACGATGAAGTATGAAAATGCTGCAAAAATCTACCAGCCAACAGGAATGACCCTGAATGCCACAGGGGTGCAAAATTATAGCAATGATTTAATTCAAAGTATTGTTTATAATGAGAATAACGACCCTGTTTTCATCGACGGAATGAAAGGGGATGTTGCTTTCCAATATGGATTAACGAGTATGAGACAAAGAGTTACCTATGGTGGTAACTTTAGTACAGATGTAGAAGGGAAGTTTACTAAATTTTACAGTGAAGACGGAAGCTTTGAAGTCGTAAAAGACAATACGACTGGAAAGGAAAAGTATATTCTTTATATTGGTGGAACACCATATGAATCAAATATTGTATATTTAAAGAACTTTACAGAGAATAGTGGTTCTTATAAATTTTTGCATAAAGATTATATCGGAAGTATTTTAGCTATAAGTGATGAAGCCGGAAATAAGCTTGAGCAGAGACATTTTGATGCATGGGGTAATTTTACTCATCTTCAAATAGGAAACGGTGCGATAATTACTGATAAAAATATAATTGATAATGCATCGTTATTGTTAGAAAGAGGATACACGAGTCACGAGCATTTTGCAGAAGTAGGCATTATCCACATGAATGGTAGATTGTATGATCCGTTATTAAGAAGATTCTTAAATGCGGATGAGAATATACAAGACATATTCAACACGCAGAACTATAATAAGTATGGATATGTATTCAATAATCCACTCATGTTTAATGATCCGAGTGGAGAGTTTGTTTTTGCATTTGTGGCTGCGTGGGGAGTTAGTCTTTTCTGGGGAGGAGTAATTACAGCAGCAATTATTGGTACAGCTGTTGGTTTGGCCGCCTATTCTTTAGGAGTCGCTATAAGTGGTGGTAAATGGCAGTTGGGTGGAGCGCTGAAATCTATGTTCTGGGGAGGTGTAAGCGGAGCGGTCACCTTTGGAATAGGTAGTGCATTTACCCCTGCCGCAGGAACTGTACTCACTTTAACAGATAAAGTGGCAAGTGCGATGGCTCAGGGATTAGTACATGGTTTTGCACAAGGTACTTTATCTTTAATGCAGGGAGCTAATTTTACTCATGGTTTTGCGAGTGGAGCTTCAGGAAGCTGGGGAGCTTCTTTATTTGGTGGTCTTGCAGGTAGTTTTGCTAATAGTGCCGCAGGAACAGTAGTATCAGGTATGGTGTTGGGAGGTGTAGCTTCTGAATTGACCGGAGGAAACTTCTGGGAAGGTGCTGTAGTTGGAGGGGTTGTAGCGGGACTCAACCATACGTTGCATATGATAAAGACAGAATCATCTAAAGATATAATAATTTTGAATGCTTCGGATGGTGCAGGAGGAAAGGGACATAGTGGATTAATAATAGGAAATGACAAGGATGGATATATCTATATGGTCAGTGATGGAAGAGTTGATTCTTCGGGAAGTACTTGGATGGGTGGAAGAAATGATTCTAATATAAAAACGTTTAAGACAAGGCAAGAAGCAATGGATTATGCAAAAACCCAATATCATTATGATGATTCAATTACAATAAAAACAACAGCCAAACAAGATTTGGGAGCTGCAACAAGAGCTATGAAACAATTACGAAGTAATTATCATTTCCTTTTTAATAACTGTAATCATATCATATCGGCAGCACTTTCGGGTGCAGGTTTGTCTCAATATGGAGGATATTCAGTAATCCCAAATTTTAATTTCAAAGAACTAAAAAATAATTTTCAGAAAAGATAATGATTAGAAAAAAATATAATTATTTGTCAATAATAATTTTGATTGCATTATTTTCAATTATAATATATTTTATAATTGGGGGAATAGCTATGGATAAGGGTGTTGGGAAATTTCATTATTCCAATTCCTTACAAGAAGCAGAAAAAGAAAAAACTCTTATTGTTAAATATCTTGTTTTTAATAAGAATGGAAACAAAATAAGTAATGCTTGGCTTGAATACGCAAGAAGTTATAATATTTTTGATAAGAAAAAAATTGAAAAAGATAAAGTATTATTAAGTATAACCGATGCAAAAGAATTTAAGATCAATGATCTTTATTTGGAAGCCTTTTTTAAAGATAAAAAACTAACAGTATTTGAAGATAAAGGAATTATTAGTGTTGTTAGAGTAGATAAAAATATGGACACTATTAAATTAAAACCTAACAAAGATGAAACTTTTTATGTTGTGAAAGAATAAATAAAAACTCTTCAAATGGTAGCTTTATAGTGGGACCAAATGGGGAGCATAATGGTTCTTATAAATTTTTACACAAAGACTATATTGGTAGTATTTTAACAATAAGTGATGAAGCTGGAAATAAGCTTGAACAGAGACATTCCGATGCATGGGGTAATTTCACCATACGTTGCATATGGAGAAGACAGTAGTAGAAGATAGTATGGATGGAGATTGTTTAACCTGCCCTAAAAGTGTTAAAGATGGACAAATTTATAGATCTATTATAGATGGCTCCAATATATAGAGATGGGAATTGGGTAGAAGTGCCAAGCAATACATTTTTTAAATATAAAGGAAAATCTTATTGGGCAATGTCCCCGATTACTGGTGATGTGCCAGTTAATCTGGGAGGTTCTGTGGGATTAAAGTTTCTTAAATATAGCTCAAAGCCCTTAAAAGTTTGATGTCAACGGAGAAATGTGCACAATCTGCAAAAACAGTTTCAAGTATTGCTAAAGCAATGAAAAATGGAGATATTTCTATGTTCTCGGAACCAATTCATACCTATATGTATAAGGGTAAAACATACATACTTGATGGGCATCATAGAATAAAAGCTGCTATAAAAGCTAACCAATCAATAGAAATAATCGAACTTAATATGGAAAGGGCAATTAAATTGTATAAAAGTAAAATAGAAGAAATTCATCAAGGATTACACTAAATTAAGAATTATGGAGATTTCAATATATTTATTAGATTATGAAAATTTTATTATTAAATTTGAAAATGCACTTAAAGAAAAATATCAAATAAAAGATGATATTTATGAATATATAGGCACTATTGTTAAAAAGAAAGATTCTTTTGACAATTATCAATATAACTTTCATGGAGCTGGTTGTAAAATTACATTTAACAATATAGTTTGTGAATATGATTTTTCATTAGATGAGAATAGTAAATATCAATTCTCCTTATGGAAGCTGAAAACTTTTATAGAAAGTTTTTATCAGAATAAGGTAGAAGATGTTGAATTAAGAAAATCCTTGGAAGATTTGGTTTTAAAAAACCTTTTAAAGAAACTAATTATAGAAGAAAAAGTCTTTGATATTTATTTGTTATATTAATAAATTGGAATCGAAGTTTCCAGCTTCGGGTAGTTTAGCTCCTTTAGGAGATGGTGTCTTGTTAAAATTGGAAGGAAAAATGCCACAAATTTTATTGCAGAAAGAAATGCCAAATATCCGATAGATAAATATTCTGTAAAGGTTGATGGGGCAAAGTAAAAGCATATTATAACAAATTATACGCTTCAGGAAGCCCATTAACGGGAAAGGATGGATATTCTAAATATGGTAGAGCTATTGATACATATAATTTAATGGGTCCAAGAGGAAAGGAAATAACTCAATATTATAAACAAGGATATAACCCTTATCAACATATTTGGGGACCTAATAGTTTTGCTATGAAAATAAGAATGATATTAATACTTATTTTAATATTCGGATCAGGTTTAAAATATCTTGATTTATGTATTTCTGAAAAATATGAAACACAATTCGAGGGATTAAACCCTACTGAAAATCAAATTAAAAAAGCCGAAGAATTGAAAGAGAAAAAAGAAACTAATAAAAAGATTGCTCTTTCATTGCTTGCAATTTATCCCGTTTCTAAAAAAAATAAGAATAAATCTAAACAATAACTCCCACCCGCTGCTCAAAGTCTGGAGA
Coding sequences:
- a CDS encoding ParB N-terminal domain-containing protein, with the translated sequence MSTEKCAQSAKTVSSIAKAMKNGDISMFSEPIHTYMYKGKTYILDGHHRIKAAIKANQSIEIIELNMERAIKLYKSKIEEIHQGLH
- a CDS encoding DUF6896 domain-containing protein, with translation MEISIYLLDYENFIIKFENALKEKYQIKDDIYEYIGTIVKKKDSFDNYQYNFHGAGCKITFNNIVCEYDFSLDENSKYQFSLWKLKTFIESFYQNKVEDVELRKSLEDLVLKNLLKKLIIEEKVFDIYLLY